In Gemmatimonadaceae bacterium, a genomic segment contains:
- the rplO gene encoding 50S ribosomal protein L15 gives MAKEQREMPEHIGLHNLVPAPGSHRNRKRLGRGPGSGTGKTSGKGHKGIKARAGHHGPGGNKPHFEGGQMPLTRRLPKRGFTNPFRVESQVVHLSDINDLESKDDITADVLIEAGLIRKGKGPAKLLANGALTRAVTVRGIRVSAAVRERIVAAGGRVED, from the coding sequence GTGGCCAAAGAACAGCGCGAGATGCCCGAGCACATCGGCCTGCACAATCTGGTGCCGGCGCCGGGTTCGCATCGCAACCGGAAGCGGTTAGGCCGAGGTCCGGGTTCAGGCACGGGCAAGACGTCGGGCAAAGGCCACAAGGGCATCAAGGCACGCGCGGGACATCACGGTCCCGGCGGCAACAAGCCGCATTTCGAGGGCGGCCAGATGCCGTTGACGCGCCGGCTGCCCAAGCGCGGCTTCACCAATCCATTCCGGGTGGAGTCGCAGGTCGTGCACCTGAGTGACATCAATGATTTGGAGTCGAAGGACGACATCACGGCCGACGTCCTCATCGAGGCGGGACTGATCCGGAAGGGGAAGGGACCGGCCAAGCTGCTGGCCAACGGCGCGTTGACGCGCGCCGTGACGGTCCGCGGCATCCGGGTGAGCGCGGCGGTGCGTGAGCGTATTGTCGCGGCCGGAGGCCGCGTCGAGGACTGA